The Vanrija pseudolonga chromosome 1, complete sequence genomic sequence CCATGCCAGTGCTTCACGGACCTCGCGGGGCATTGCATTAGACGAGCTGCAAGGGGGGAGAGTGTCAGCAACGCGGCGACGTGTCTCACCGGGGGCCGCTATGAcccgcaacgacgacgaccttggcaACAGCCAAACGGACGAGCAAGTCAAAGCAACCAACCACGGCCCAGCCAACTCACCCTGAAATAAAGACGTAGCCGCCGCGCTTGACAATCCACTCGTTGATGAGCGCAgcgtcctcgcgcagcaggtGCTGCACGTAGACCTTGTTTGGCCTATCACGGGAtggcgcgacgcgcacccGAGCCCCAGTGGCACGGTGCTCGTCCCACTCGGACGCGTAATAGTAGTCGCTGCTGAGGCTCCTGCAGCCAAAGTAGAGCGCAGTGTCTGTCCATGTCAGCCACGTTGGTTGGCCCCAGATGCCAAATCACTCACCTTTCGCGGCCCCGTCACGCACGCGGTCCTCGAGGAACGCGCGCATGGGCGCCACCCCCGTTCCGGGGCCAACGAGGATGACAGGCACGTCGGGTTTGGGCAGGAATAGCGTCGGGGGAAGGATCTCGAGCGCAATGGTCGTGTCTGGGATGTGAGTTTGTCAATTGATCCGGCTAGCTCACCCTCTGGAAGCGACTGCAACCACGAGGAGCAgaggcctcggcgcgggATCGAGAGGTTGGTCTTGTACTCGACCatagcgacgaggagctgcacATGGCCTGGGTGGgcctgcggtgtcagcttgTTGTGGAAAGTCGCTAGCTCACCTCGAACGAGCTGGCGATCGAGAACTGCCGCCTCCGCAATGgggcgagcacctcgagcacATGCGACAGGGGGATCTTGGTCTCGCGGAagtcggcgagcgtctcgacgaTGGTGCGCTTGGGGCGCGAAGCATAGTCATGGATCTCGTCCTGTGGGGTCAGCAGTGTGGCGAGTCAGGCGACGACGTACcgggtcgtcgaggaactcgtcgaggcgctcctgctcgcgctcgtcagCGCTCAGGCGGCGTAGCCACTCGAACATGCTCTTCCTGGGTGGCTGGCgcaggtcgaggtggtgcgtTAGGAGGGTGCGAAGCGTCGTCGGGCCTGATGGGAGGTGCGGGGGGATATCCTGCTCTGCGCGGGTCAGATCGCCTCACTGGCAGCAAACCCACCTGGAAGGTTCGACTTGATCACcacgaccttgtcggcctcctcgacgaggccgttCATCTCGAGGAactcgtccacctcctcgtcgctacACCGGGGATGCAGCGAGCACACAGAGCCTGGGGGGTAGTTGCTTCTCGTCAGCCCACTCCAAGCCGGCCAGCGACTCACGCGACCCTGCCCTGCAGCTCGAGATCCACCTCGCGCACATCCTGCCACCAGTCGTCCTTTGTGACACGCTTGTTCCTCCTGATCGTGGCCTTGAGCCAGCCCTCGGGAGCGAACGGCTCGACGGCAGCCTTGTCGCTGATTGCCAGGCGTGAGAGGTCGACATCGGAGTCCGACGGGTCCTCGAAGCCATAgatgggtggtgggagggCCGTgttcggcagcggcggcgtcgacgggccTGGGAGATATGGGAGGAAGGCAGCGACAGTGCGTTCAAGCCACGGGAGGAAGTCCTGCTCCAGGCTGCGTGTCAGTCAGCTGGGcgccgagagcagcagcTTACCCATCCGgagcccgctcgtcgccccaTCCTGGCTCGGTGAGGGcatgcgcgccgagcgagtccATCCGTCGTGCGAGCATCTTGCCAGCGTAACAGAATCGCTCGTATGacgtgtcgccgaggccaaagATTGAGTAGTGGACGTCTGAAGTGTGAGCGCGACGCTTGAGGTGGTCGCAAATCCTCCtctgccttcctcgccttccttgtcttcctcgtcttccctccTTACCTCCTCCCATCTTCCATCCTCTCCCCTCTCTCCCTCTTcccgccactcaccctccaAAATGTCCCCCGGCAACCCCGCGCGGATCATCTTCTCCCACAACCCCCTCATCGCAGGCGGCGGGTCTCCGCGGCCATGCGTCGACGTGATGAGGATGAGCAGCGCCTCGTGCGGCAGGTCGGCAATGTCGTACTCGGCCATGCTGAGGAGGACGGCCTCGCGGTGCTGCGCGCGgaaggcgcgcgccgtgcgctcgGCCACGTCCTGCGCGTTGCCCGTCTCGGACGCATACAGGATCACGACGTGCTGCGgggccagctcgtcggcgtagtCGACATGGTCGCCGTGGTGCACGtggtcggcgtcctcgcgtATCGGCGCGGTCATGGtgcgtgctcgctcgacacCGAAGAAAAGAGTTGCTCcaagtgttgttgttggcggcGACCAAAGTTGATCAGCAGCGACTCAGGCCGACGCCATCTCGGACGCGGAGCAGAGTGTCTCCGGCCCGACTTCGGCTGTCCCCAAGCCGCCGGCTCAATCACGACATTTATCAGTGACGACCCCTCCATCTCGACTTTTGTTTGTCCACACACCACGCGTCCACCATGGTCAGCCTATACAAGCCCGCGTTTGAGCGCTACTCGCCCGTCGACAAGGAGAGGTAAGCTGCACAGCAACCGAGTAACCtagctgacgccgcagctTCTCGTTAGTGCTCCACCTCCCACGTTCCTCACTGACCTGATAGCTACAAGACGGTCGTCACGCGGTAAGCTGGCACAGGTTTGGCGAAGCTGACCGTCAGATGGCCCGTGATTATCACCAACATCGTGTCCGCCGTCAGCACTGTGAACCACGAGCTCACGTCTGactcgagcgccgacgccccggccaagctcgccgagggca encodes the following:
- the TAH18 gene encoding NADPH-dependent diflavin oxidoreductase 1, coding for MTAPIREDADHVHHGDHVDYADELAPQHVVILYASETGNAQDVAERTARAFRAQHREAVLLSMAEYDIADLPHEALLILITSTHGRGDPPPAMRGLWEKMIRAGLPGDILEDVHYSIFGLGDTSYERFCYAGKMLARRMDSLGAHALTEPGWGDERAPDGLEQDFLPWLERTVAAFLPYLPGPSTPPLPNTALPPPIYGFEDPSDSDVDLSRLAISDKAAVEPFAPEGWLKATIRRNKRVTKDDWWQDVREVDLELQGRVANYPPGSVCSLHPRCSDEEVDEFLEMNGLVEEADKVVVIKSNLPEQDIPPHLPSGPTTLRTLLTHHLDLRQPPRKSMFEWLRRLSADEREQERLDEFLDDPDEIHDYASRPKRTIVETLADFRETKIPLSHVLEVLAPLRRRQFSIASSFEAHPGHVQLLVAMVEYKTNLSIPRRGLCSSWLQSLPEDTTIALEILPPTLFLPKPDVPVILVGPGTGVAPMRAFLEDRVRDGAAKDTALYFGCRSLSSDYYYASEWDEHRATGARVRVAPSRDRPNKVYVQHLLREDAALINEWIVKRGGYVFISGSSNAMPREVREALAWCISTDGAGSLEPEAATEYIAEMFDSGRGGEESW